A region of Flavobacterium album DNA encodes the following proteins:
- the mutL gene encoding DNA mismatch repair endonuclease MutL, protein MSSIIQLLPDHVANQIAAGEVVQRPASVVKELLENAVDAGATEIKLIVKDAGKTLVQVIDNGKGMSVTDARLCFERHATSKIRHAEDLFDLHTKGFRGEALASIAAIAHVELKTRQDQEELGTHLIIEGSKFTSQEVAVVPKGTSFSVKNLFYNIPARRNFLKSDTVEFRHIIDEFERVALAHANIGFMLYHNGSEMFNLPGSNTRQRIVNIFGGRTNEKLVPIKESTEIVGIHGFVTKPEFAKKSRGEQFFFANDRFIKSGYLHHAVMAAYEGLLKEGCQPAYYIYLDVPPNTIDINIHPTKTEVKFDDEHALYAILRSSIKHSLGQFNVAPVLDFDRDNNLDTPYEYEQREAVMPTVQVDRTFNPFADEKPVRAASSASTYSAPSFRKEKQPAWESLYTGIPEAAEELEGISFETEEVTGSLFNDNEVEQAVYKTYQIHKKYIVSPIKSGLLIIDQKRAHQRILYEQFLTNITVHHAASQQLLFPLVLHYNKSELDLIREMREALENTGFVFAEINHDHIVVSGLPVNVAESEVSILLEELINDLQQEVPDTSFSQSDSIAKSMAKSLAVKTGTYMNEKEQENMVNALFACKEPDVSPFQRPTFITVSVEDLDKRFAI, encoded by the coding sequence ATGTCCAGTATTATCCAGTTACTTCCCGATCATGTTGCCAACCAGATAGCCGCCGGTGAGGTGGTGCAAAGGCCGGCCTCCGTCGTGAAAGAGCTCCTGGAAAATGCCGTGGATGCAGGCGCTACCGAGATCAAGCTCATCGTGAAGGATGCGGGTAAAACGCTGGTGCAGGTCATCGATAACGGCAAGGGTATGAGCGTGACCGATGCGCGCCTGTGCTTCGAGCGCCATGCTACCAGCAAGATACGCCATGCGGAAGACCTTTTCGACCTGCATACCAAGGGCTTCAGGGGTGAGGCACTGGCATCCATCGCGGCTATTGCCCATGTAGAGCTGAAAACCCGCCAGGACCAGGAGGAGCTGGGCACGCACCTCATTATCGAGGGGAGTAAGTTCACTTCGCAGGAGGTGGCTGTAGTGCCCAAAGGGACATCCTTTTCTGTAAAGAACCTTTTCTACAATATACCTGCCCGCCGCAATTTCTTAAAAAGCGACACGGTGGAGTTCCGCCATATAATCGACGAGTTCGAGCGTGTGGCTTTGGCGCATGCCAATATCGGATTTATGCTGTACCACAACGGCAGCGAGATGTTCAACCTGCCGGGTTCCAATACCCGCCAGCGCATTGTGAATATCTTTGGCGGCCGTACCAACGAAAAGCTGGTGCCGATAAAGGAGAGCACCGAGATCGTAGGCATTCACGGATTTGTAACCAAGCCCGAATTTGCCAAGAAGAGCAGGGGTGAGCAGTTCTTTTTCGCAAACGACCGCTTCATCAAGAGCGGCTACCTGCACCATGCGGTAATGGCGGCTTACGAAGGCCTCCTGAAAGAAGGTTGCCAGCCAGCCTATTACATTTACCTCGATGTGCCGCCCAACACCATAGACATCAACATACATCCCACCAAGACCGAGGTAAAGTTTGACGACGAGCATGCGCTGTATGCCATACTGCGGTCGTCCATTAAGCACAGCCTCGGTCAGTTCAATGTGGCCCCGGTACTCGATTTTGACAGGGACAATAACCTTGACACGCCTTACGAATATGAGCAGCGTGAAGCCGTTATGCCTACGGTACAGGTGGACAGGACGTTTAACCCATTTGCCGACGAAAAGCCGGTAAGGGCAGCGTCATCAGCATCGACTTACAGTGCGCCGTCTTTCCGCAAGGAAAAACAGCCCGCATGGGAAAGCCTTTACACGGGTATTCCGGAAGCTGCGGAGGAATTGGAAGGCATTAGTTTTGAGACAGAGGAAGTGACCGGTTCGCTCTTCAACGATAACGAAGTGGAGCAGGCTGTTTACAAAACCTACCAGATCCACAAGAAATACATTGTAAGCCCTATAAAAAGCGGTTTGCTGATCATCGACCAGAAGCGTGCTCACCAACGGATATTATACGAGCAGTTCCTTACCAATATTACCGTACACCATGCCGCCAGCCAGCAATTGCTGTTCCCGCTGGTGCTACATTACAACAAGAGCGAGCTCGACCTAATACGGGAAATGAGGGAAGCGCTCGAAAATACAGGTTTTGTGTTTGCCGAGATCAACCATGACCATATCGTGGTATCCGGGCTGCCGGTAAACGTCGCCGAAAGCGAAGTGTCGATATTGTTGGAGGAACTCATCAACGACCTCCAGCAGGAAGTGCCCGACACAAGTTTCAGCCAAAGCGACAGCATCGCCAAGAGCATGGCGAAAAGCCTGGCCGTAAAGACCGGTACCTATATGAACGAAAAAGAGCAGGAGAACATGGTGAATGCACTATTTGCCTGTAAAGAACCTGATGTATCACCCTTTCAGCGGCCTACCTTTATTACGGTAAGCGTGGAGGACTTAGATAAACGATTTGCGATATGA
- a CDS encoding rhomboid family intramembrane serine protease, producing the protein MMNFRLTDGVKHIIIINFIFYICSLLIGPSAYQLLSMHFPSSAEFKFWQPLTYMFMHSQFTAGHIISNMLGVFFFAPALEDQWGTKKFVFFYISCGLGALLLHVGIDYYSFYKGLRILADNGISNSEVISLLKEGKYNPAWQDVMLPRQFHDFMNAYAGTLLGASGAVYGILVAYAFLYPNREMMMFLLPIPIKVKYLVAATLIMDLYAGFIGYPVFGVDDGIAHFAHLGGAAIGYIMMWYWKKNSYNDKRWN; encoded by the coding sequence ATGATGAATTTCAGATTAACCGATGGGGTTAAGCATATAATTATAATAAACTTCATATTTTATATATGCAGCCTTCTGATTGGGCCTTCCGCCTACCAGTTGCTGTCAATGCACTTCCCTTCAAGTGCAGAATTCAAATTCTGGCAGCCCCTTACTTATATGTTCATGCATAGCCAATTTACTGCCGGGCATATTATTTCAAACATGTTGGGTGTTTTCTTTTTTGCACCTGCACTCGAAGACCAATGGGGTACAAAAAAGTTTGTATTCTTTTACATATCCTGTGGGCTTGGTGCCTTATTGCTCCACGTAGGGATTGATTATTATTCTTTTTATAAAGGATTGAGAATTCTTGCAGATAATGGTATATCAAATAGTGAGGTTATTTCGTTATTAAAAGAAGGGAAATATAATCCGGCATGGCAGGATGTGATGCTTCCCCGACAGTTTCATGATTTTATGAATGCTTATGCGGGTACATTATTAGGAGCCTCCGGTGCGGTGTATGGTATACTTGTTGCATATGCATTCCTGTATCCGAACAGGGAGATGATGATGTTCTTACTGCCAATTCCCATAAAGGTAAAATATCTTGTAGCTGCAACACTTATTATGGACTTGTATGCAGGTTTTATAGGATATCCGGTGTTTGGTGTTGACGATGGTATTGCGCACTTCGCCCACCTTGGCGGGGCTGCCATAGGATATATCATGATGTGGTATTGGAAGAAAAATTCGTATAACGACAAGCGTTGGAATTAG